Genomic window (Ureibacillus composti):
CAATCATATTGTCATCGGTGAACTTTCAGAAATGACAGAGGAAGACTTAGCTGGTAAGGAAGGTAAAACATTATTTGAGTCTACAATAAAAGCTCAGCTAAATGAATTGATGCAAGAGGGCGAAGTTGAACAAATCTACATTACCTCCTACGTCATTCAGTAACAGTCGGAACAACAATGTGTAACACGTGAAATGGAGGTGGGCAAATGGCAGGAGATGTATTATCCCAATCCGAGATTGATGCGCTTCTATCTGCAATTTCCACTGGTGAAATGTCAGCGGATGAAATCAAGAAAGAAGAAGAAACTAAAAAGATTAAAAACTATGACTTTAAACGTGCGCTTCGTTTCTCAAAAGATCAAATTCGAAGTTTGACTCGAATACATGAGAATTTTGCCAGACTACTAACAACATTTTTCTCAGCTCAATTGAGAACCTATGTTCAAATAACGGTTGTCTCTGTGGACCAAATCCCGTTTGAAGAATTTGTACGTTCAATTCCCAAAATGACATTAATTAATATATTTGAAGTGCCACCTCTAGATGGTAATATCTTAATGGAGATTAATCCTAACATCGCGTACTCCATGCTGGACCGTTTAATGGGGGGGAAAGGCTCGAGCTATAGCAACGTGGATAACTTAACTGAAATTGAACAAAAAATAATGACCAATTTATTTGAGCGTTCATTCGATAACTTACGAGAAGCTTGGCAAAATGTTGCTGAAATTGACCCGATGCTCGTCGAACTTGAAGTGAATCCACAGTTCTTACAAATGATTTCACCAAATGAAACGGTTGTAGTGATTTCATTAAATACGATCATTGGTGAAAATACAGGGATGATCAATATTTGTATCCCACATGTTGTACTCGAACCAATCATTCGCAATTTGTCTGTTCAATATTGGATGCAGTCCAATACGAAAGAAGCTACTCCAGAACAAACGAAAATGCTTGAAAATCGCGTTAAACAGGCTCAGATTGATCTTGTTGCCGAATTAGGTACATCGGACATTACCATTGAAGATTTTCTTTACATGAACATTGGTGATGTCATTCAATTAGATCAAAATATTAATGACCCACTAACTTTAAAAGTGGGGAATATACCGAAGTTTACGGTTCAACCAGGTAAATTAAATAAAAAAATGGCAATTCAGATTATCGAACCTGTGAAAGGAGGAGACGAAGATGAGTGATGGTATGCTCTCCCAAGAAGAAATTGAAGCTCTATTAAGAGGCGAAACTTTAGAAGATCGTATTAATGAGTTAGATCAATCAACAAATGAAGTAACAATTAATATTGATGATTATTTAAATTTGATGGAACAATCCGCGTTAGGTGAAATTGGAAATATTTCATTTGGAAGTTCTGCTACCGCCCTTTCGACTTTATTAAACCAAAAAGTAGAGATCACAACACCTGTCGTTTCAATGATTAACCGCAATAAATTAGAAGAGGAATTTCCACATCCATATGTTGCTATAAAAGTCGAATATACAGCAGGGATTAACGGTATGAACCTGTTAGTCATTAAACAATCGGATGCTTCTATTATTGCAGATATTATGTTAGGTGGAGATGGCTTACATCCAAATATGGATTTAGGCGAGATTCAATTAAGCGCGGTACAAGAAGCCATGAATCAAATGATGGGTTCAGCTGCCACATCTATGTCAACGGTCTTTAATAAAAAGGTAGATATTTCACCACCATCCATTGACTTACTTAATATTTTACAAGATAAAGGCCGTGACTACATACCTGATGAAGATTTATTAATCAAAGTATCTTTTAGATTGAAAATTGGTGAATTAATTGATTCAAATATTATGCAATTACTGCCGTTAAAGTTTGCGCATGGTATTGCTAAAACACTTCTTGGCGAGGAAGAAGTAACAAATGTGGAACAACCAATGCAAAACGTTGTACCAGAAGTAGTACCACAAACTTCACAAGTACAACAACCCGTTTACGAGCCGTCTATTGAGCAATCGAGTTACGCAAATCCTATGGCGCAACAACCATTGACGCCACAAGCACCGCCAATGGTTCAACAACAAATGGTTCAACAACCGATGTATCAGCAGCCGCCAACATACCAACAACAAGCGGCGACGACATATCAAGAACCACCTGTACATGCGATGCCTTATTATCAAGCACCGCCACAACAAATACAACAGCCGCCAGTAAATGTACAACAAGCGCAATTTACATCATTTGAGCAAGCGAACATTACACCTGCTGAAGCCCGAAATCTGAATATGTTATTAGATATTCCGTTACAAGTAACAGTAGAGCTCGGAAGAACAAAACATTCGGTAAAAGATATACTACAATTAGCTTCTGGTTCAATTATTGAATTAGACAAACTTGCTGGTGAACCGGTTGACATTTTAGTTAATAGCCGTCTAATCGCTAAAGGGGAAGTTGTGGTTATTGAAGAAAACTTCGGAGTTCGTATTACGGACATCATCAGTCAAGCTGAACGCTTAAATAATTTGAAATAATCTATTGGGGGAATACACAATGTCAAAAAGAATTTTAATCGTGGACGACGCTGCATTTATGAGAATGATGATTAAAGACATCTTAACGAAAAATGGTTACGAGGTAGTAGGTGAAGCTGCTGATGGCCAACAAGCAGTAGAAAAATATGCGGAATTAAACCCGGATTTAGTCACAATGGATATTACGATGCCAGAGATGGATGGAATTGCAGCTTTAAAAGCAATCAAATCAACTAATCCTAACGCAGTTGTTATTATGTGTTCTGCAATGGGGCAACAAGCAATGGTAATCGATGCAATCCAAGCTGGTGCAAAGGATTTTATTGTAAAACCATTCCAAGCGGATCGTGTAATTGAAGCCATCCAAAAAGCATTGGGTTGATGAGATGCAGGGGATTCATTTAAATAAGAAAGCGATTGTTTTTGTATTACTTATTATGATGGCTCTAACATTGCCAACACAACTAGTATCTGCTTCACAAAGTAATCAAATGATCAGTGATGAATACCTTCAAAATCCAGACACAAACACAGATGAATCCCCAGACTCAAAAGAGGTTGACAACCAAAATGTTGGCCTCGGACCTGGGGATTACATCAAGATGTTGTTATCTTTACTGTTTGTACTTGGTTTATTGGTTTTCGTATTAAAGTTCTTGAATAAAAAAAGCTCGAACTACCAGCAAAATAATGTCGTGAAAAATATTGGCGGGATTTCAGTTGGTTCACAAAAATCTGTTCAACTCCTTCATATTGGTAATTCTCTTTATATTGTTGGAGTTGGTGAAGATGTGCAGCTACTCAAAGAAATTCAGGACCCTGAAGAAATCGAACAGCTTATCAAAATTTATCAAGACAAGCAGCAAACAATCGTTTCTGCATCGCCTTACATTACTGAATTATTCAAAAAGCTTAAAAAGAAGCCAAGTGTTGAAGAAACTGAGTCACAATCTGATTTTGGAGCAATCTTAAAAAATCGTTTATCTGAAATAAATAAAGAGCGACACGAGGGATTGGAAAAATGGAAGGAAAAGGAGCACGATAAATAATGCAAGACTTTATCTCATTCTTTTCTGACAGTGATCCAACGAACGTCTCTACTTCTGTTAAATTACTTTTAGTATTAACAGTATTGTCATTAGCACCAAGTATTCTAATATTAATGACCTCGTTTACGCGAATTGTCATTGTATTATCGTTTACACGAACTGCACTGGCTACAAACCAGATGCCACCGAACCAAGTGATTATTGGGTTAGCTTTGTTTTTATCGTTTTTCGTTATGGCACCTACATTTAATGAGGTAAATGAAGAAGCTCTACAACCGTTATTTGCAGAGGAAATCGACCTTGATGAGGCATATAACAGAGCAACGATCCCATTTAAAGAGTTCATGGCAAGTCATACGAGACAAAAAGATTTAGAGCTGTTTCTAAGTTACAACCAGGCTGAGCGTCCTGATACTGTAGAAGAGATCCCATTAACGATGCTCGTCCCGGCTTTTGCATTAAGTGAAATAAAGACAGCATTCCAAATGGGTTTTATGATTTTTATTCCATTTTTAGTAATTGATATGGTAGTAGCAAGTGTCCTGATGTCGATGGGGATGATGATGTTACCGCCTGTTATGATTTCATTACCATTTAAAATACTATTATTCGTCCTTGTTGATGGTTGGTATTTAGTAATTAAATCTTTACTTCAAAGTTTTTAGGGGTTGATACAAATGAGTCAAGAAATGGTCATTTCAATAGCAGAAAGAGCGATATGGACCGTCCTTTTAGTTTCAGGGCCCTTATTGTTAGTAGCATTAATAACAGGATTGATTGTCAGTATATTTCAAGCCACAACATCTATTCAAGAACAGACACTGGCGTTTGTACCGAAAATCATTGCGGTATTCGTTGCAATAATTTTCTTCGGGCCATTTATGATTACTAAATTGACAGACTATCTTTACGATATTTTTAATAACCTGACTCGATATATCGGGTGATTAGATGACAGAACTTATTCCTGATCTATCCGTATTATTATTAATTTTAGTCAGAGTTTCTGCTTTTTTTGTATCAGTCCCTTTTTTATCTTATCGAACGATTCCAGCACAATTAAGAATTGCCTTAGCCCTTATTTTATCGTGGATGATGTATTACACGTTAAATGTAGAGCCGTTTCCAATTGATGGAGAGTATTTACTACTGATCATGAAAGAAGCGATTATTGGACTTTCGATTGGACTAGTAGCGTACATAGTTACTTCTGCCGTGCAAATTGCAGGAGGATTTATTGATTTTCAAACGGGGTTTGCCTTAGCCAATATTATTGACCCACAAACAGGTGCTCAAAGCCCACTAATGGGGCAATTTTTTAATTTCCTATTATTATTTGTATTACTTTCAACAAATGGACATCATCTCATTTTAGATGGAATCTTTTATAGTTATCAATTTGTCCCAATCGATCAACTTACACCAAACTTCGGTGATGCGAATACTGTAGAGTTTATTGCAAAGTTATTTACTTCGGTGTTTGCGGTTGCATTTCAAATGTCTGCACCAGTAGTTGCAACGATATTTTTAGTAACCATAGCTTTAGGGATTACCGGAAAAACAGTACCGCAACTAAATATTTTCGTTGTTGGTTTTCCTATTAATATCGCCGTTGCCTTTCTTGTTTTATTTATCGTAATGGGGCTGATGATTACGGTAATGGAAAATGTGGTGGAGATGATGATTTTAGCAATGCGGGATTTGATGCAGTACTTAGGTGGTTCTTAACATGAAGTTATTACTAACGTTAGATATACAATTCTTTGCAGGGGAAAAGACGGAAAAAGCGACACCTAAAAAACGTCAAGATGCTAGGAAAAAAGGACAAGTATTAAAGAGCCAAGATGTTTCGGCCGCATTTGTTCTTTTACTTAGCTTCTTATTTCTAATCTTTGCTGCACCATTAATGCAAGAAGGCCTTTTTTCTTTCTTAATACAAGCATTTGAAAAAAATATGCTCATTGATACGCTAACAACTGATACAGTTATGCAAATGTACACGGACTCGCTAAAAGAAATGGCTGTTATTTTGCTACCTATTCTAGCTGTAACCGTTGTTGCAAGTGTTGGAGCGAACTTTTTTCAATTTGGGTTTTTATTTACGACTGAATCCTTAAAAATAGACTTAAAAAAAATGGATCCCATTAAAGGGATTAAAAAAATCATATCTGTCCGTGCCATTGTTAACCTTTTAAAGTCACTTTTAAAAGTTGCATTTATTGGTACGGTAACAACGATTGTCATATGGACTAATTTAGAAGATGTTCTGTCACTTGCGTTACAAGAACCTTTCTCTACATTAAGTACGGTGGCACAATTAACTGGATTAATGGGTATTGCGGCTTCCGCAGTATTGATCGTAATTGCACTTCTCGATTATATGTATGAGAAATTTGAATATGAAAAACAACTGAAAATGTCAAAGCAAGACATTAAGGATGAATATAAAAATAGTGAGGGTGACCCTCTCATTAAATCAAAAATTAAGCAACGTCAACGAGAAATGGCTATGCGCCGGATGATGCAAGATGTACCAAATGCAGACGTGGTCATTACGAACCCGACGCACTTTGCTATTTGCTTAAAATATGATGATACAAGTATGGATGCACCAAAGGTCGTTGCCAAGGGTACCGATTATGTTGCACAAAAAATTAAATTAATTGCGAAAGAAAATAATGTCGTAATGGTTGAAAATCGACCGTTAGCACGAGCAATGTACGACCAAGTAGAAATTGGTGATCAAGTGCCAGAGGAATTTTTTAAAGCGGTGGCCGAAATCCTTGCGTATGTTTATCGTATAAAACGTAAAATTTAGAGCTTATTGAAAGAAAGTATAAACTTTTAAAGTTCGAACAGTGTCTAGCTACGGCGGCTAGGCTCTCGCGTCACTTCGACTCCTCCTACGAAGGCAAAAAGCGCCTTCTTCTCGGAGTCTACAGTGCGTGAGGCTCACAGGATGTGAGTCATGTCGGCAATGCTCGCGCGTGTCGCGTTTTTGCCGACACGAGCCTGAACGAGCCGCCTCCGCATTTCTAGGTGTCTAGCTCCGGCGGCTACACCCTCGAGGTCGCTTCGACAATACCAGCGAAGGCAAAAAGCGCCTTCACTGGTATTGTCTCCAGCGCTTGAGGCTCACACGATGTGAGTCATGTCGGCAATGCGACGCGATGTCGCGTTTTTGCCGACGCGGGTGTGAACGAGCCGCCTCCGCATTTCTTTTAGGAGGGTATTACATGAAATTTCGCGACTTAGGGGTATTAGGTGCAGTCATATTAATAGTAGCGATGCTGATCATCCCTCTACCAACGTGGTTATTAAGTTTTTTAATTATTATCAATATCACGTTATCTTTAATCGTTTTACTAACGGCGATGAATATGAAAGAAGCATTAGATTTTGCTATTTTCCCTTCCGTCATTTTGTTATTAACTTTGTTCAGACTTGGACTAAGTATTTCGACAACCCGTGCGATTTTATCAAATGGAGATGCGGGAGATGTCGTTGAAACATTTGGTCAGTTTGTAACCGGCGGAAATATTTTAGTAGGTTTAGTAATCTTCTTGTTATTAGTAGTTATTAACTTCATTGTAATAACAAAAGGTTCGGAACGTGTGGCTGAAGTTGCAGCTCGATTTACATTAGATGCAATGCCGGGGAAACAAATGAGTATCGATGCAGATTTAAATGCCGGCATGATTTCGGAAAAAGAAGCACGTACTCGCCGAGAAAAAGTTTCAAGAGAATCAGATTTTTACGGGGCAATGGATGGTGCGACGAAATTCGTAAAAGGAGATGCCATTGCTTCCATTATTATGGTATTCATTAACCTTTTATTTGGGATTGTTATTGGGATGCTTCAACTTGACTATGCGTTTGCAGATGCTGCATCTCACTTCTCAACGCTAACAGTTGGTGACGGACTCGTTGCACAAATTCCAGCATTGCTTGTTTCGACAGCAACAGGGATTGTTGTAACACGTGCTGCTTCGGAAGGAAATCTTGGCGAAGACATTGTGAACCAATTATTCGCTCAATCTAAACTTTTATATGTTGCAGGGGGCACAATGATTCTTCTCGGTCTATTCACACCGATTCCTGACTGGATTACGATTCCAATTGGAGCTTCATTAATTACGGGAGCATATTTCATGGATCGCAAGAAACCCGAAGACCCCGAAGAACTGCTTGAGATGGAAGAAGAAGAGGCAACTGACACTATGAAGAGTCCAGAAAATGTCATTAACCTACTAAATGTAGATCCAATCGAATTTGAATTTGGGTATGGGTTAATTCCATTAGTGGATGCAGCACAAGGTGGGGACTTATTAGATCGCGTTGTGATGATTCGTCGACAGCTTGCGTTAGAACTTGGAATTGTCATCCCGGTAGTACGTATTCGAGATAATATTCAACTTCAACCTAACGAATATCGTATCAAAATAAAAGGAAATGAAATGGCAAAGGGTGAGCTTTTGCTAGACCATTATTTAGCGATGAGTCCAAGTGATGATAATTCAATTGAGGGGATTGATACGATCGAACCTTCATTCGGATTACCTGCGAAATGGATCACAGAACAAACAAAAGAAGAGGCCGAGATTTTAGGTTACACAGTTGTTGACCCACCAAGTGTTGTGTCGACACATTTAACAGAAATTATTCGCATGAATGCCCATGAATTACTAGGCCGTCAAGAAACGAAACAATTGATTGATCATCTGCGTGAAAGTTATCCAATCTTAGTGGAGGAATTAACGCCAACACCATTATCGATTGGTGAAATTCAAAAAGTATTGGCCAAACTATTACAAGAAAATGTATCGATTCGCAATTTGCCGATTATTTTTGAGACATTAGCCGATTATTCAAAACTAACAAGTGATCCGGATATTTTAACAGAATATGTTCGTCAAGGACTTGCGAGACAAATCACATCGCAATATGTTTCTGGACAACCTGCTTTAAAAGTCATTACGGTTCCGGCAAAAATTGAAAAGTTAATTGCAGACAGTATTCAACAAACGGAACATGGAAACTACTTAGCTATGAATCCACAAGAATCCCAGGAGCTTTTAGAAGCAGTAGCAAAAGAAGTGGAACGGGTGTCGTTTATGGAACAATCACCAATTATTCTTTGCTCGCCTGCAATTCGCATGTATTTAAGACAGTTAACAGAACGGTATTTCCCGCAAATTCCTATACTTTCTTATAATGAGTTAGATTCAAACGTTGAAATACAAAGTGTTGGAGTGGTGAATGTAGAATGAAGATGAAAAAATATACTGCACCTTCAATCGCAGAAGCAATGAAGCAAATACGAGCTGACCTTGGTGAAGATGCCGTCATTATCTACTCAAAAGTAGTGGTAACGAAAAAACTCTTCGGGCTTATTAAACATAAAAACTTTGAGGTGCTAGCAGGTGTGGATCAAATTGAGACAAAACCAACTACCGGGTCTATGTTAGCGGATCTTCAACCTGATCACTTCCAACCTTCTCGATCAACTGTGCAAGAAGAGGTACATAGCGAAAATACCCTTTTAACAAGTGAATTGAAAAGTGAAATTGCGGATTTAAAAGCCATGCTTCAGTCCATGCAAAGACTGACAGTGGAGTCACAAATCCCTCAGGAAATGAAACCATTTCTCGACTTTTTAAAGCGTCAAGAGCTAAACGAAGAGCTCATCACCGCTATAAGTGATGAGCTTTTTCAGCTATATAAAAAACAAGGGACACTTTCAAATCTAGAGATAAAAGAAGTAGCGGAGCAATATTTAAAAGAAAAAATGCTATCACTTCCAATTGGTGGACTCTCTTATAAAAGAAAATACATTAATTTACTTGGACCAACAGGTGTAGGAAAAACGACAACCATTGCGAAAATGGCTGCTCGAGCAGTTTTAGAGAAAAAGAAAAAAATTGGATTCATCACAACTGATACTTATCGAATTGCGGCAATTGAGCAACTAAAGACCTATGCAAATCTGTTACAGGCTCCAGTTGAAATTGTTTACAATGCGAATGATTACAAGGCGGCAATTAAAAAATTCGAACACCTTGATCTCATCTTTATTGATACTGCAGGGCGCAATTATAAAGAAGCGAAATATGTAAATGATTTAAAGAAATTAATCGAATTCGATGAGGAAGTTGAGTCGTTCTTAGTTCTATCCTTAACTGCCAAAGAAAAAGATATGGAAACAATTACTGAGCAATTCGGGGAAATTCCAATCGAAAAGTTCATCTTTACCAAAATTGACGAAACAAATACTATTGGCACCTTGTTTAATTTAATGATTAAATATAATAAAGGACTTGCTTACTATACGAATGGTCAAGAAGTCCCGGAAGATATTGAAGAGGCAAAAATAGAAAAATTACTTGAATTGTTCTTCCAAGGAGAACTCAAATGAGAGATCAAGCTGAAAAACTAAGATTAAAAATGTTGGAGAGCCAAGGCATTTTGGGAAGATCCATCGCTGTTGTAAGTGGGAAAGGTGGAGTAGGGAAAAGCAACTTTACTACCAACTTTGCCATTACACTTGCGAAACTTGGGAAAAAAGTCGTTATTCTAGATATGGATATTGGTATGGGCAATATTAATATTTTAATTGGAAAAACTGCCGCTTCCAATTTAAAAGACTATTTAGTGGGTGACGTTTTACTTGAGGATGTCATATTGGATGGGCCATTTGATTTAAAATATATTGCCGGTGGTTCTGGAATGTCTTCAGTCATGGAATGGACAGAAGAAATGTTCGATTCCTTAATTCAGGCATTTGAACATTTACAAAAAAACTTCGACTATATTTTATTTGATATGGGTGCTGGGGCATCGAATTGGACGATTGATTTATTAACATCCATCGATGAAATTATGGTGATTACTACAGCTGAACCAACTTCCATCACTGATGCGTATTCAATGATGAAGTATATTCATCTACGAGACCAACAGAAAACATTCTATTTACTATGTAATCGGGTAATCTCTCCTGAAGAAGGGGAAGAAACTTTAGGTCGTTTAAGAAATACAATGATGAAATTTTTATCAAAAGATGTAATCGTACTAGGGTCCCTACCAGAAGATTTATCGGTTCGAAAAGCAGTAAGGGAGCAAGTTCCTTTTTCTATTTCTTATCCGAATGCGCCAATCACCAAAACACTTCAAACGATTGTTGACCGTTTTATCCATCAACAAATGGAAGAAGTTCAAGCACCAATTCATCATCATACGTTTTTATCTAAATTAAGAAGGATCTTTTCGAAAGGACGTGATTAATTGGAAAGTCCTAAAAAAAGTAAATTGTTAATTGTTGATGATTCTGCATTTATGAGAAAACTGATTCGAGACTTTTTCGATGGCAATAAAACAATTGAAGTCGTTGGAACTGCCCGTAACGGAAAAGATGCTTTAAAGAAAATTGAAGAATTAAACCCTGATATCGTTACATTGGATGTTGAAATGCCTGAACTAAATGGACTTGATGCATTAAAAGAAATTATGGAAGTTAATCCTCTACCAATCATTATGCTATCAAGTTCAACGAAACAAGGGGCAGAAAGTACATTAGCTGCAATGGAAAATGGAGCGGTAGATTTTGTGACCAAACCTGGTGGCACCATTTCACTTGAATTACACAAAGTGAAGGAAGAACTTGTCCATAAAGTTGAACAAGCTGTACACGTTTCAGTTGCAAAATTAAGAAAACCGTCACCGTCTGAAGAGAAGCGTTTTACAACACCTGACGTTAAAACTACGAATCTAGTAAGAGAAACTTCTTCTTCGGCTGACTTAATGATTCAACCAAAAAGAAAAAGAGAACTTGTAAGTCCCAGCAGTAAAGTGAAAAATGATTGGTCACAGACATCGAAGAAAATTGTTTGTATTGGTACATCAACGGGAGGGCCACGAGCATTACAAGAAGTATTGACCCAATTGCCCGCAACAATTCAAGCACCTATTTTAATTGTCCAGCATATGCCTGCAGGGTTCACAAAATCTTTAGCAGAACGGCTAAATAATTTAAGTAAAATTCAAGTAAAAGAAGCTGAACACGGTGAAATTTTACAAAATGGAACGGCTTATATTGCACCAGGAGGCTATCATTTAAAACTAAAAAAAGTAAGTACGGCATTTGAAATTGAATTAGATCATCAGGAGCCACCTCGTTCAGGGCACCGACCCGCAGTAGATGTGCTGTTTGAATCAGTTAGTCAATTTGAACATGTTAATAAAATTGCTGTCATTATGACTGGAATGGGCCAGGATGGGTCAAAAGGTTTAGTTGCATTAAAGCAAACTGGCAACACAATAGCGATTGCAGAATCACAAGAGACTTGTATCGTTTACGGAATGCCTAAAGCTGCAGTGGAAACAGAGCTTGTAGACGAAATTGTAGAAGTTGATGAAATTGCACAAGCGATTATGAAATATTTGCCGTAAAAGGAGTGTTCTCGTATGGACATGAACCAATATTTAGAGATGTTCATTGAAGAAAGTAAAGAGCATTTACAAGCATGTAGTGAACATTTATTAGAACTAGAAAAAAACCCCCAAGACTTAAGCGTGGTAAATGAGATTTTCCGTTCTGCACATACGTTAAAAGGTATGTCTGCAACAATGGGTTATGAAGACTTAGCAGATTTAACACACAAAATGGAGAATGTCTTAGATGCCATTCGAAATGAAAAGATTCATGTTACAACAGAGATATTAGACGTCGTTTTTGAATCGGTTGACCATTTGGAAGCTATGGTATTTGATATTGCCGATGGTGGGGACGGGAAACGTAATGTGGCAGAAACGGTTGAGAAATTAAAAAATATTGAATCAGGTAATCCAGTCACTCCAACACAGCAAGAGCCAAAACAAGTGGATCATGAAGTTGCTGCAACAACCGTTGTGGCTAGTGCTCCAAAACTTGAATATGACGACTTTGAAAAAACAGTTTTAATTCAATCGATCGATCAAGGCTTTAATGCAATTGAAATTGCCGTATCACTTCGCGCGGATTGTTTATTAAAAGCAGCCCGTGTTTATATGGTATTTGATATTTTAGAAAAAAGTGGGGACGTTATTAAATCAAACCCAACGGTCGACAAGCTAGAAGAAGAACAGTTTGATCAAGACTTCTATGTAGCGTTTATTACAAAAGAACCGGCTGACGAACTTCAAAAGAAAATCATGAAAGTGTCCGAAGTAGATAAAGTTACCGTTGTACAATTATCACAAGAAACATTAAAACCTTCGACAACGGAAGAAACAGTTCAAACAGTGCCATCAACACCAACATTACAAGAAGTGAATGAACTATCACAAAGTGACAATTCTAGTAATGCTGTAATAGCTCAAAAATCCGAAACGCCAGCAAAAGCTCAAGTTTCTGAAAAGAAACATGCTTCAAGTAAAACGATTCGTGTAAGTATTGAACGTTTAGATATTTTAATGAATCTATTTGAAGAGCTTGTCATCGATAGAGGACGTCTTCAATCGATTTCGACTGAGGTGAACCATTCAGAATTAACTGAAACAGTTGAACGTATGAGTCGAGTAATGGGAGATCTGCAAAATATTGTTCTGACAATGCGCATGGTTCCTGTTGAAACGGTATTCAATCGATTCCCTAAAATGGTACGCTCGCTATCTCGTGACTTACATAAGAAAATTAACCTTGAAATTATCGGTGCAGAAACAGAACTTGATCGCACAGTGATTGATGAAATTGGTGATCCACTCGTTCACTTAATTCGAAACTCCCTTGACCATGGAATAGAAAGTCCAGAAGCGCGGGTAGCGAAAGGAAAACCAGAAGAAGGTACGGTCATTTTACGTGCCTACCATAGTGGAAACTATGTCTTCATTGAAATTGAAGATGATGGTGCAGGAATTAATCGCGATAAAGTACTGAAAAAAGCGATTGATAAAGGCATTGTAACGAAGGATGCTGCACTGAGATTATCAGATAAGGAAATTAATGAACTGATTCTTGCTTCTGGTTTCTCGACAGCTGATCAAATTTCGGATATCTCTGGCCGTGGCGTTGGACTAGATGTGGTCAAATCAACAATTGAATCATTAGGTGGTAGTATTTCCATCGAATCTACCCAAGATGTTGGTTCGATTTTCTCTATTCAATTACCTTTAACATTATCGATTATTTCCGTTATGTTAGTGGAAATAGAAACAGAGATCTATGCAGTCCCTCTATCATCAATTATCGA
Coding sequences:
- a CDS encoding flagellar biosynthetic protein FliO → MKPSKKHWVDEMQGIHLNKKAIVFVLLIMMALTLPTQLVSASQSNQMISDEYLQNPDTNTDESPDSKEVDNQNVGLGPGDYIKMLLSLLFVLGLLVFVLKFLNKKSSNYQQNNVVKNIGGISVGSQKSVQLLHIGNSLYIVGVGEDVQLLKEIQDPEEIEQLIKIYQDKQQTIVSASPYITELFKKLKKKPSVEETESQSDFGAILKNRLSEINKERHEGLEKWKEKEHDK
- the fliM gene encoding flagellar motor switch protein FliM; protein product: MAGDVLSQSEIDALLSAISTGEMSADEIKKEEETKKIKNYDFKRALRFSKDQIRSLTRIHENFARLLTTFFSAQLRTYVQITVVSVDQIPFEEFVRSIPKMTLINIFEVPPLDGNILMEINPNIAYSMLDRLMGGKGSSYSNVDNLTEIEQKIMTNLFERSFDNLREAWQNVAEIDPMLVELEVNPQFLQMISPNETVVVISLNTIIGENTGMINICIPHVVLEPIIRNLSVQYWMQSNTKEATPEQTKMLENRVKQAQIDLVAELGTSDITIEDFLYMNIGDVIQLDQNINDPLTLKVGNIPKFTVQPGKLNKKMAIQIIEPVKGGDEDE
- the fliY gene encoding flagellar motor switch phosphatase FliY — translated: MSDGMLSQEEIEALLRGETLEDRINELDQSTNEVTINIDDYLNLMEQSALGEIGNISFGSSATALSTLLNQKVEITTPVVSMINRNKLEEEFPHPYVAIKVEYTAGINGMNLLVIKQSDASIIADIMLGGDGLHPNMDLGEIQLSAVQEAMNQMMGSAATSMSTVFNKKVDISPPSIDLLNILQDKGRDYIPDEDLLIKVSFRLKIGELIDSNIMQLLPLKFAHGIAKTLLGEEEVTNVEQPMQNVVPEVVPQTSQVQQPVYEPSIEQSSYANPMAQQPLTPQAPPMVQQQMVQQPMYQQPPTYQQQAATTYQEPPVHAMPYYQAPPQQIQQPPVNVQQAQFTSFEQANITPAEARNLNMLLDIPLQVTVELGRTKHSVKDILQLASGSIIELDKLAGEPVDILVNSRLIAKGEVVVIEENFGVRITDIISQAERLNNLK
- the fliR gene encoding flagellar biosynthetic protein FliR, translated to MTELIPDLSVLLLILVRVSAFFVSVPFLSYRTIPAQLRIALALILSWMMYYTLNVEPFPIDGEYLLLIMKEAIIGLSIGLVAYIVTSAVQIAGGFIDFQTGFALANIIDPQTGAQSPLMGQFFNFLLLFVLLSTNGHHLILDGIFYSYQFVPIDQLTPNFGDANTVEFIAKLFTSVFAVAFQMSAPVVATIFLVTIALGITGKTVPQLNIFVVGFPINIAVAFLVLFIVMGLMITVMENVVEMMILAMRDLMQYLGGS
- the fliQ gene encoding flagellar biosynthesis protein FliQ produces the protein MSQEMVISIAERAIWTVLLVSGPLLLVALITGLIVSIFQATTSIQEQTLAFVPKIIAVFVAIIFFGPFMITKLTDYLYDIFNNLTRYIG
- a CDS encoding response regulator; translated protein: MSKRILIVDDAAFMRMMIKDILTKNGYEVVGEAADGQQAVEKYAELNPDLVTMDITMPEMDGIAALKAIKSTNPNAVVIMCSAMGQQAMVIDAIQAGAKDFIVKPFQADRVIEAIQKALG
- the fliP gene encoding flagellar type III secretion system pore protein FliP (The bacterial flagellar biogenesis protein FliP forms a type III secretion system (T3SS)-type pore required for flagellar assembly.); this encodes MQDFISFFSDSDPTNVSTSVKLLLVLTVLSLAPSILILMTSFTRIVIVLSFTRTALATNQMPPNQVIIGLALFLSFFVMAPTFNEVNEEALQPLFAEEIDLDEAYNRATIPFKEFMASHTRQKDLELFLSYNQAERPDTVEEIPLTMLVPAFALSEIKTAFQMGFMIFIPFLVIDMVVASVLMSMGMMMLPPVMISLPFKILLFVLVDGWYLVIKSLLQSF